In the Opitutaceae bacterium genome, one interval contains:
- a CDS encoding AAA family ATPase, whose amino-acid sequence MPSHLQIHLLGDFSLSLDGEPLTSVDTPRLRMLLTYLALRPGVPQVRSKIAFLFWPDSTEKQALTNLRHLLHELKANLPGANAIIETSGKSLRWSQDASATVDVTDFRSALVEAGIAARSRDTAAEIAALERALSLYSGDLLPGTEADWISEERESLRETFAQGAERLVRLFDERRDYSKAIRQARRLLRHEPTRESWHALLIKLHMANGDRAAGLQAYRECVGILERELSVGPSQAIRELHERLLVGEETRDRRRPPLRAGGPELAMQGRDREWSELKTTWERASQGSAHLTVLVGEAGIGKTRLAEELLTWVGNSGGRASRTRSYAAEGRLPYAPATQWLRSPALQSGLRNLEPVWKMEIARLLPELRQELKDLAELEAPRESWHQQHLLEALSRAFLASTEPLLLVLDDLQWTDQETLDWLRYLLRHAREARLLIVGTIRVEELPPDHPVQRLLLDLERDGQLTQLGIGPLSKDETASIAAQLAGRALTPQEVARLWTATEGNPLYVVESIRAGLRERGPSILPQTAASVDWKIGTLAVPPKVHAVITMRLAQLSADAREITGVAAVIGREFPIEVLIQVCGQSEEELFPVLDELWQKRIMFEHEAGVYDFTHDKIREVAYADMISPRRRMLHRRAADALETIHFADLGPVSAQLGAHFEAAGLPGQAIEAYHRAADAARQVYANEEAIRLFGRALSALKALPATSDRSEMEIVLNSKLVACLVETYGYPAPAVWGIYDRAVELCEELGRPTDLPILRVLAIASLTIGDLTRARRLGEEFLRVFDQTKAKMTMVEGEYILGVTHHWLGNFARARQHLETSLANYDPADRARHITLFAQDPKAVCLVRLGWSLWFLGYPDQAADAINQAVQVARSLHHPHTEGYALCFGAQALTDMGRKESALALLDSLEVILADHPMAFWDHRGRVLRHFLSLGDRPAAECVTGMREAMAAYDKDRCFVCFSHFLCYIARAYLSTADIGSGLATIQEAYELLETIDERHYLAEIHRIRGELLAAGKGQSEEIEAAFGQALEVARIQGARSLELRAALSLGRFRLSKNKRNKAKAHALVREVADGFTEGFDFPDLIEARAFLDECS is encoded by the coding sequence GTGCCATCCCATCTCCAGATTCATCTGCTCGGGGACTTCAGCCTGAGTCTCGATGGTGAGCCACTGACTTCGGTGGACACCCCGCGTTTGCGGATGCTGCTGACCTATCTCGCCCTGCGTCCGGGCGTTCCCCAGGTGCGCTCCAAGATCGCCTTCCTGTTCTGGCCCGATTCGACCGAAAAGCAGGCCCTGACCAATTTGCGGCACCTTCTCCACGAATTGAAGGCCAACCTGCCCGGAGCCAATGCCATCATTGAAACGAGCGGCAAATCCCTTCGATGGAGCCAGGATGCGTCCGCCACCGTCGATGTTACGGATTTCAGATCCGCACTGGTGGAAGCCGGCATCGCCGCCCGGTCTCGGGACACGGCGGCGGAAATCGCCGCACTCGAACGGGCGCTTTCGCTCTACTCCGGGGATCTTCTGCCCGGAACCGAAGCCGATTGGATTTCAGAGGAAAGAGAGAGTTTACGGGAGACCTTCGCCCAAGGGGCCGAGCGTCTGGTCCGGCTGTTCGACGAACGCCGTGACTACTCCAAGGCGATTCGCCAGGCCCGCCGCCTGCTCCGCCATGAGCCCACCCGGGAATCCTGGCACGCCCTCCTCATCAAGCTCCACATGGCCAACGGAGACCGTGCTGCCGGACTCCAGGCTTATCGGGAATGTGTGGGCATCCTCGAGCGCGAATTATCGGTCGGCCCCTCCCAAGCCATCCGTGAGCTGCACGAACGCTTGCTCGTCGGAGAGGAAACCCGTGACCGACGGAGACCACCACTCCGGGCCGGGGGGCCCGAACTGGCCATGCAGGGTCGGGACCGGGAATGGTCCGAACTCAAGACGACTTGGGAACGTGCGTCGCAGGGTTCGGCCCACCTGACCGTCCTGGTCGGGGAAGCCGGAATCGGCAAGACCCGCCTCGCCGAGGAACTTCTGACCTGGGTTGGCAATTCCGGGGGAAGGGCCTCCCGCACCCGCTCCTATGCTGCCGAGGGACGCCTGCCTTATGCACCAGCCACGCAATGGCTGAGATCGCCGGCGCTGCAATCCGGCCTGCGAAACCTGGAACCGGTCTGGAAGATGGAGATCGCACGTCTCCTCCCCGAACTGCGCCAGGAACTCAAGGATCTTGCCGAACTCGAGGCTCCGCGTGAGAGCTGGCATCAACAACACCTGCTGGAAGCACTCTCCAGAGCATTTCTTGCGAGCACAGAGCCCCTTCTGCTCGTGCTTGATGACCTGCAATGGACCGACCAGGAGACCCTTGACTGGCTTCGCTACCTGCTCCGCCACGCACGGGAGGCCAGACTCCTGATCGTCGGAACGATCCGGGTTGAAGAACTTCCTCCGGACCATCCGGTTCAAAGGCTGCTTCTCGATCTGGAACGAGACGGTCAGCTTACCCAACTGGGTATCGGTCCGCTTTCAAAAGACGAGACGGCTTCCATTGCCGCTCAACTCGCGGGGCGGGCCCTTACGCCACAGGAAGTCGCCCGGTTGTGGACGGCGACGGAAGGCAACCCTCTTTATGTCGTCGAAAGCATCCGCGCCGGACTTCGGGAACGGGGCCCCAGTATTCTGCCCCAGACGGCAGCTTCGGTCGACTGGAAGATCGGAACCCTGGCCGTCCCCCCGAAAGTGCATGCCGTCATCACCATGCGCCTGGCCCAACTCTCGGCGGACGCCCGCGAGATCACCGGCGTCGCTGCGGTCATCGGAAGGGAATTCCCCATTGAGGTCCTGATCCAGGTCTGCGGACAAAGTGAGGAGGAGCTTTTTCCGGTTCTGGATGAACTCTGGCAGAAGCGGATCATGTTTGAGCACGAAGCGGGCGTCTATGATTTCACCCACGACAAGATCCGCGAGGTGGCCTATGCGGATATGATCTCTCCCCGTCGTCGGATGCTCCATCGACGGGCGGCCGATGCACTCGAAACCATACATTTCGCCGATCTTGGTCCGGTCAGCGCCCAGCTCGGTGCGCACTTCGAGGCAGCCGGGTTGCCCGGCCAGGCGATCGAAGCCTATCATCGGGCGGCCGATGCGGCCCGGCAGGTCTACGCCAACGAAGAGGCGATCCGCCTGTTCGGAAGAGCTCTTTCGGCGCTTAAGGCACTGCCCGCAACCTCTGACCGGAGCGAAATGGAGATCGTCCTGAACTCGAAACTGGTTGCCTGCCTGGTTGAGACCTACGGTTACCCGGCCCCCGCGGTATGGGGAATCTACGATCGGGCGGTCGAGCTTTGCGAAGAGCTCGGTCGTCCCACGGACCTGCCCATTCTCCGGGTGCTCGCCATCGCCAGTCTCACTATCGGGGACCTGACGCGGGCCCGACGCCTTGGGGAGGAGTTTCTCAGGGTCTTTGACCAGACAAAGGCGAAAATGACGATGGTCGAAGGAGAGTATATCCTCGGGGTGACCCACCACTGGTTGGGCAATTTCGCCCGGGCACGGCAACACCTGGAAACCTCCCTCGCGAACTACGATCCGGCCGACCGCGCCAGACATATCACCCTCTTCGCCCAGGATCCGAAAGCCGTCTGCCTCGTCCGGCTCGGATGGAGCCTTTGGTTTCTCGGCTATCCGGACCAGGCTGCCGATGCCATCAACCAGGCGGTCCAGGTCGCACGGTCCCTCCACCATCCCCATACCGAAGGTTATGCGCTCTGCTTCGGAGCCCAAGCCCTCACCGATATGGGCAGGAAAGAATCGGCACTCGCTCTACTGGATTCTCTTGAAGTAATCCTGGCGGATCATCCGATGGCCTTCTGGGATCATCGCGGCAGGGTTCTGCGTCATTTTCTGTCGTTGGGGGATCGCCCTGCGGCGGAATGCGTCACCGGGATGCGTGAGGCCATGGCGGCCTACGACAAGGACCGATGTTTTGTCTGTTTCTCCCATTTCCTGTGCTACATCGCCCGCGCTTACCTGAGCACCGCCGACATTGGCTCAGGGCTCGCGACTATCCAGGAAGCGTATGAATTGCTTGAGACGATTGATGAACGTCATTACCTGGCCGAAATCCATCGGATCCGGGGTGAATTGCTGGCCGCCGGCAAAGGCCAGAGCGAGGAGATCGAGGCGGCTTTCGGGCAGGCACTCGAGGTCGCGCGCATACAGGGCGCCAGATCCCTGGAACTGCGGGCGGCCCTGAGTCTGGGCCGGTTCCGGCTCTCGAAGAACAAAAGAAACAAAGCGAAGGCCCACGCATTGGTGCGCGAAGTCGCCGATGGGTTCACCGAGGGATTCGACTTTCCGGACCTCATCGAAGCCAGGGCCTTCCTCGACGAATGCTCCTGA
- a CDS encoding FAD-binding oxidoreductase, whose product MPQPSPESIPALKATVRGEVLLSDSPGYDEARSIWNAMIDKKPAVIVRCTGVADVIAAVNYGRDQGLVIAVKGGGHNIAGNAVCDDGLMIDLSLMKSVHVDPATKRAYAGPGATLGDLDHETAVHGLATPTGINSTTGIAGLTLGGGFGWLSRSYGLTADNVVSMEVVTAEGERVRASSDENTDLFWALRGGGGNFGIVTLFEYQLHDVGPNLLAGLIVFPGADSKKVLTQYREFTKDMPDELTVWMVTRGAPPLPFLPEDVHGKHVVVLAFCYNGDPADGEKLIAPMRGFAKAHGEMVGVMPFAGWQQAFDPLLTPGARNYWKSHNFTELKDGLIDTTIEYASKLPSPHCEIFIAQLGGATLRVAPDAMAYGNRDARYVMNVHGRWETAAEDEKCIDWSRKFFDAAAPFATGGVYVNFMTAEESARVANAFGPNHKRLASIKAKYDPKNLFRLNQNIKPA is encoded by the coding sequence ATGCCGCAACCCAGCCCCGAATCGATTCCCGCCCTGAAAGCAACCGTTCGCGGAGAAGTGCTCCTCTCGGACTCTCCCGGATATGATGAAGCCCGCTCCATCTGGAATGCGATGATCGACAAGAAGCCCGCCGTCATCGTTCGCTGCACCGGCGTCGCCGACGTGATCGCGGCGGTCAATTACGGACGTGACCAGGGCCTGGTCATCGCCGTAAAGGGCGGAGGTCACAATATCGCCGGAAACGCCGTCTGCGACGACGGATTGATGATCGACCTTTCGCTCATGAAGTCGGTCCATGTCGACCCGGCGACCAAACGCGCCTACGCCGGTCCCGGAGCCACCCTCGGTGATCTCGATCACGAGACCGCTGTTCATGGACTGGCCACGCCGACCGGGATCAACTCGACCACCGGAATTGCCGGACTCACGCTTGGAGGCGGATTCGGGTGGCTCAGCCGGTCCTACGGGCTGACGGCCGACAACGTTGTGTCGATGGAAGTTGTCACCGCCGAGGGCGAGCGGGTGCGCGCCAGCAGCGATGAGAACACCGATCTCTTCTGGGCCCTTCGTGGAGGGGGCGGCAACTTCGGTATCGTGACCCTCTTTGAGTACCAGCTGCACGACGTCGGACCCAACCTTTTGGCCGGTTTGATTGTCTTCCCGGGCGCCGATTCCAAAAAGGTCCTGACCCAATACCGCGAGTTCACCAAAGACATGCCGGATGAGCTGACCGTCTGGATGGTGACACGGGGTGCGCCGCCGCTGCCGTTCCTTCCTGAAGACGTCCACGGCAAACACGTGGTCGTCCTCGCATTCTGCTACAACGGGGATCCCGCCGACGGCGAGAAACTCATCGCTCCGATGCGAGGCTTCGCCAAAGCCCACGGCGAGATGGTCGGCGTCATGCCCTTCGCCGGCTGGCAGCAGGCCTTCGATCCCTTGCTGACCCCCGGTGCGCGCAATTACTGGAAGTCTCACAATTTCACCGAACTGAAGGACGGCCTGATCGATACGACGATCGAGTACGCCAGCAAGCTCCCCTCACCCCACTGCGAGATCTTCATCGCCCAACTGGGTGGGGCCACGCTCCGCGTCGCCCCGGATGCCATGGCTTACGGTAACCGCGACGCCAGGTATGTCATGAATGTCCACGGCCGCTGGGAAACGGCGGCCGAAGACGAAAAGTGCATCGATTGGTCGAGGAAGTTCTTCGATGCCGCCGCTCCCTTTGCCACCGGCGGTGTCTACGTCAACTTCATGACCGCAGAGGAGTCCGCCCGGGTGGCCAATGCCTTCGGCCCCAACCACAAGCGGCTCGCGTCCATCAAGGCCAAGTATGACCCGAAGAATCTCTTCCGACTCAACCAGAACATCAAACCGGCCTGA
- a CDS encoding N-acetylglucosamine-6-phosphate deacetylase: MATSVDALDHRTGSPVRLTHADGIIQSIDAIDAPGHPLPRLMPPLVDIQVNGYAGIDFQNDTTGRANLEIAARGLAEAACSRFLLTLVTDRFDRMLARLERYRQARLESPLLARRIAGWHLEGPFMSPIPGFAGAHPAEHMIAPTPERIRAIREHAGSDPVLLTIAPEWPEAPDAIRQARSLGMKVWLGHTDATAAQLAAAVKAGAEGFTHLSNGCPAELHRHDNIVFRVMEETGLRASLIPDRIHVSPLLFRILHQVLGPDRIAYTTDCISAAGAGPGTYRLGRLTLEVGKDGIVREPGKPNYAGSSLAPLEGVRRAAAMLGKPLHEVWGFFSDQPARFIDLPLSIQPGSPAEFCLLAPDGTVSLSGFG; the protein is encoded by the coding sequence ATGGCCACCTCCGTCGACGCCCTTGATCACCGCACCGGCTCCCCGGTTCGCCTGACCCACGCCGACGGCATCATCCAGTCGATCGATGCGATCGATGCCCCGGGGCATCCCCTGCCCCGGTTGATGCCCCCACTGGTCGACATCCAGGTCAACGGCTACGCGGGTATCGACTTCCAGAACGACACCACCGGTCGGGCCAACCTTGAGATCGCCGCGCGGGGACTGGCTGAAGCGGCCTGCAGCCGTTTTCTGCTCACCCTGGTGACCGACCGGTTCGACCGGATGCTGGCCCGCCTCGAACGCTACCGCCAGGCCCGGCTTGAATCCCCGCTCCTTGCCCGTCGGATCGCCGGCTGGCACCTTGAAGGCCCCTTCATGAGCCCGATCCCCGGGTTCGCCGGCGCCCATCCCGCCGAGCACATGATCGCACCCACACCCGAGCGGATCCGTGCCATCCGTGAACACGCCGGAAGCGATCCCGTCCTTCTGACCATCGCCCCGGAATGGCCGGAGGCCCCGGACGCCATCCGGCAGGCCCGTTCCCTCGGGATGAAAGTCTGGCTCGGGCACACCGATGCCACGGCCGCTCAACTGGCTGCCGCCGTCAAAGCCGGGGCCGAAGGCTTCACCCATCTCAGCAACGGCTGCCCCGCCGAATTGCACCGGCATGACAATATTGTCTTCCGGGTCATGGAAGAAACCGGACTTCGCGCGAGTCTGATCCCGGATCGGATTCACGTGTCCCCGCTGCTTTTTCGCATTCTGCATCAGGTTCTCGGGCCCGACCGGATCGCCTACACGACGGACTGCATTTCGGCGGCCGGAGCCGGACCCGGGACCTACCGCCTGGGCCGCCTGACCCTCGAAGTCGGCAAAGACGGCATCGTGCGCGAGCCAGGAAAGCCCAATTACGCCGGCTCCAGCCTCGCCCCGCTGGAGGGCGTCCGCCGCGCCGCCGCCATGCTGGGGAAACCCCTGCACGAAGTCTGGGGCTTCTTCTCCGATCAACCCGCCCGCTTCATCGACCTGCCGCTGTCCATCCAGCCTGGATCCCCCGCCGAGTTCTGCCTCCTCGCCCCGGACGGGACGGTCAGCTTGTCTGGATTTGGGTGA
- a CDS encoding ferritin-like domain-containing protein → MVSSTTPTATSSESSTKASARMLAVTDMARLLRRIFEVEREFLRTATTLIYRVGEPELKYMISQHTWESAQHARFLKERGREMAGFGSGEGVREAIRNLFEEAASPPDGAVALAGFYRVIKPTLLEAYRHYLRVTDHLADWPTKQLLQEFIADEERHGEEIRKYLGNNEESRWCDHLRAAVTSIGGLLGLGVATDFDWRHPAAPYTHPATCSRGRYPVTSSVFGHDPESDPIVREWLVDPATDARVLRVMVYVWLMNEMDAVDYLATVFYDTPQAPLEMHYDMARHLWDESRHSQFGFRQLPKLGIDIMTVEHALDLFNILVQMPPPERYAMMTMEFEAGSFPTKAIVMDRIRELNDFEADTLLAFDRNDEQNHVRYGHRWLGDLMKLHGIETDVGDFVEATRTKFTEYAGIYGGKVAHTLPREKRLTGKKILRKYGLS, encoded by the coding sequence ATGGTTTCCTCCACCACCCCAACCGCCACTTCATCGGAATCCTCGACCAAAGCCTCCGCCCGCATGCTCGCCGTGACGGACATGGCCCGGCTGCTGCGCCGAATCTTCGAGGTCGAACGCGAATTCCTCCGGACCGCGACCACCCTGATCTACCGGGTCGGAGAGCCCGAGCTCAAGTACATGATCTCCCAGCACACCTGGGAATCCGCCCAGCATGCCCGGTTTCTCAAGGAACGTGGACGGGAAATGGCCGGGTTCGGGTCCGGAGAAGGGGTTCGGGAAGCCATCCGCAATCTCTTTGAGGAAGCCGCCTCACCTCCCGACGGGGCCGTGGCCCTGGCCGGTTTCTACCGCGTGATCAAGCCGACGCTCCTCGAAGCCTACCGGCACTACCTTCGGGTCACCGATCACCTCGCCGATTGGCCGACCAAGCAGCTTCTCCAGGAATTCATTGCCGACGAAGAGCGCCATGGGGAGGAGATCCGCAAGTATCTGGGCAACAATGAGGAATCCCGGTGGTGTGATCACCTACGCGCGGCCGTGACCAGTATCGGGGGGCTGCTCGGACTGGGCGTGGCCACCGATTTTGACTGGAGACACCCGGCAGCCCCCTACACCCATCCCGCAACCTGTTCGCGCGGCCGTTATCCGGTAACCTCAAGCGTATTCGGCCACGATCCGGAGAGTGATCCCATCGTCCGCGAGTGGCTGGTCGATCCGGCCACTGATGCCCGGGTCCTGCGCGTCATGGTCTATGTCTGGCTGATGAACGAGATGGATGCGGTCGACTACCTTGCCACCGTCTTCTACGACACCCCGCAGGCGCCTCTCGAAATGCATTACGACATGGCGCGCCATCTCTGGGATGAGTCGCGTCACAGTCAGTTCGGTTTTCGTCAGCTCCCCAAGCTCGGGATCGACATCATGACGGTCGAGCATGCCCTCGATCTCTTCAATATCCTTGTCCAGATGCCGCCGCCTGAGCGCTATGCCATGATGACGATGGAATTCGAGGCGGGTAGTTTCCCGACCAAAGCCATCGTGATGGACCGGATACGGGAGTTGAATGATTTCGAGGCGGACACTCTTCTCGCTTTTGACCGGAACGACGAACAGAACCATGTCCGTTACGGTCACCGCTGGCTTGGAGACCTCATGAAGCTCCACGGGATCGAGACCGACGTCGGTGACTTCGTCGAGGCCACCCGGACGAAATTCACCGAATACGCCGGCATCTACGGAGGCAAGGTCGCCCACACCCTTCCGCGCGAAAAGCGGCTGACCGGGAAGAAGATCCTCCGGAAATACGGCCTCTCCTGA
- a CDS encoding family 78 glycoside hydrolase catalytic domain → MRPHGLRCEYFRNPLGIENRCPRLSWLIDSGKAGERQTAWQVKVYGDPASIGRKTEVVLWNSGRVPSSESHLIRYAGQTLRSRQRCWWQVRVWNGDDEVSEWSELAVWEMGLLEPSDWQARWVTAPPPEGRKLEGWTIYLRREFLLEGRPLGARLYLTARGLYQLRVNGRPIGDLAITPDWSDYRSRQFYQTYDLTEQLQSGRNTLAVILSGGWYAGSIGFFAQRFHYGKLPWLLGQLEMDGADGLRRSILTDGEWLAAPGPVESSDLMQGEIYDPSCERVGWDRSGCDPSGWVPVTTEARDEVGLRISSSPPLRRTGEVSARSVTRSGDGWLVDFGQNLTGWVRAKVNGLPGGEITFRHGEVLDEAGELYTENLRDAVQVDRIRPKDADPVVYEPSFSLHGFRYLKVDGLAGEPKAGDFAAQVVHSDLPVTGGFRSSDPELNRVWEMTLWGQRSNFVCVPTDCPQRDERLGWTGDAQLFAPLACYNMECAGFFRKFLTDLADGQSMEGGLPEVGPRISTFLDAAPVWGDAFIIIPWLLYQMYGDVETMALHYDSMERWMDYIGRANPDGVRRNRLNGNYGDWVCLGPETDKVLVATVYWVECARLMEKMAGVLGKAGRAEFHADVRRRVGEAFRREFIRGDRLSSDTQTAYVLALRFGEITDAERSLYQRRLIELLEANSGALDTGIVGSAHLLEVLSEAGRVDLAYGLMNRPDCPSLRFMVRSGATTVWERWDAWKPDVGFQNPGMNSFNHVALGSMAVFLYRWMGGIQVDERHPGFSRFRLAPRPGGDLEWVEVTYDSVRGRILSRWERDGERIRFLFEVPSNTEAVVDLPGQSLDEGDGPIVVGGGRHRFERLVPGGE, encoded by the coding sequence ATGAGACCCCATGGACTTCGCTGCGAATACTTCCGGAACCCTTTGGGCATCGAGAACCGGTGTCCCCGCCTGAGTTGGCTGATCGATTCCGGGAAGGCGGGAGAGCGACAGACCGCCTGGCAGGTCAAGGTCTACGGCGATCCGGCGTCGATCGGCCGGAAGACAGAGGTCGTCCTCTGGAACAGCGGACGGGTGCCTTCGTCCGAGTCCCACCTGATCCGTTATGCCGGCCAAACGCTTCGCTCGAGGCAGCGTTGCTGGTGGCAGGTGCGGGTCTGGAACGGGGACGATGAGGTCTCCGAATGGAGCGAACTGGCGGTCTGGGAGATGGGACTGCTTGAGCCATCCGATTGGCAGGCCCGCTGGGTGACGGCACCACCTCCGGAAGGGCGAAAGCTCGAGGGATGGACGATTTACCTTCGCCGGGAGTTCCTCCTGGAGGGCCGGCCCCTCGGGGCGAGGTTGTATCTGACGGCCCGTGGGCTTTACCAGTTGCGGGTCAACGGCCGGCCGATCGGCGATCTGGCCATCACCCCGGATTGGAGCGATTACCGGAGCAGGCAGTTCTACCAGACCTATGACCTGACCGAACAACTCCAATCCGGCCGCAACACTCTCGCCGTCATCCTGAGCGGAGGATGGTATGCGGGTTCCATCGGGTTCTTCGCCCAGCGGTTCCATTACGGGAAGCTTCCCTGGCTGCTGGGTCAACTGGAGATGGACGGCGCGGATGGTCTTCGGCGGTCCATTCTGACCGACGGTGAATGGCTGGCGGCGCCGGGTCCCGTCGAGAGTTCCGACCTGATGCAGGGGGAAATCTATGATCCCTCGTGCGAGAGAGTCGGTTGGGACCGCAGTGGATGCGATCCTTCAGGCTGGGTGCCGGTGACGACTGAGGCACGGGACGAGGTCGGACTTCGGATCTCGTCGTCCCCGCCGCTTCGCAGGACGGGGGAGGTATCGGCGCGGTCGGTGACGCGTTCGGGCGACGGATGGCTGGTTGATTTCGGTCAGAACCTGACCGGATGGGTCCGGGCGAAGGTGAATGGCCTGCCGGGAGGCGAGATTACCTTTCGCCATGGTGAAGTGCTCGACGAAGCAGGTGAACTCTACACGGAGAATCTGCGCGACGCTGTCCAGGTCGATCGGATACGTCCTAAGGATGCCGACCCGGTCGTTTACGAACCTTCCTTCAGTCTGCACGGATTCCGTTACCTCAAGGTGGACGGTCTGGCCGGGGAGCCGAAGGCGGGCGATTTTGCCGCGCAGGTCGTGCACAGCGATCTCCCGGTGACGGGCGGGTTTCGATCGTCCGATCCGGAATTGAACCGGGTTTGGGAGATGACGCTCTGGGGCCAGCGCAGCAACTTCGTCTGTGTTCCGACCGACTGTCCGCAGCGCGATGAACGACTCGGGTGGACGGGGGACGCCCAGCTGTTCGCCCCGCTGGCCTGCTACAACATGGAGTGTGCGGGTTTCTTCCGGAAGTTCCTGACCGACCTCGCCGATGGCCAATCGATGGAGGGCGGGCTCCCGGAGGTCGGGCCGCGCATCTCGACGTTTCTCGACGCGGCGCCGGTCTGGGGCGATGCCTTCATCATCATCCCGTGGCTGCTCTACCAGATGTATGGTGATGTAGAGACGATGGCGCTGCATTATGATTCGATGGAGCGCTGGATGGATTACATCGGGCGGGCCAATCCCGATGGCGTGCGACGGAATCGCCTCAACGGGAATTACGGGGACTGGGTTTGTCTCGGGCCGGAGACGGACAAGGTCCTCGTCGCCACGGTCTACTGGGTGGAGTGCGCGCGACTGATGGAAAAGATGGCGGGGGTTCTCGGGAAAGCGGGGCGGGCGGAGTTCCATGCCGATGTCAGGCGACGGGTGGGGGAAGCCTTTCGGCGGGAGTTCATCCGTGGGGATCGACTGAGTTCGGACACCCAGACCGCGTATGTTCTCGCCCTGCGGTTCGGAGAGATCACCGATGCGGAAAGGAGCTTGTACCAGCGACGACTGATCGAGTTGCTGGAGGCGAACTCGGGGGCCCTGGATACCGGGATTGTCGGCTCGGCCCATCTCCTCGAAGTGCTGAGCGAGGCGGGCCGGGTGGATCTGGCCTATGGGCTGATGAACCGCCCGGATTGTCCGTCGTTGCGCTTCATGGTGCGGAGCGGAGCGACCACGGTCTGGGAGCGGTGGGATGCCTGGAAACCGGATGTCGGCTTCCAGAATCCCGGGATGAATTCGTTCAACCACGTGGCCCTCGGATCGATGGCGGTCTTTCTCTACCGCTGGATGGGGGGCATCCAGGTCGACGAGAGGCATCCCGGTTTTTCACGCTTTCGTCTCGCGCCTCGTCCGGGTGGCGATCTCGAATGGGTCGAAGTGACCTACGACTCGGTTCGGGGCCGGATTCTCTCGCGTTGGGAGCGGGACGGGGAACGCATCCGTTTCCTTTTTGAGGTTCCGTCCAATACCGAGGCGGTCGTGGATCTTCCGGGACAATCCCTTGACGAAGGCGATGGTCCGATCGTGGTCGGTGGCGGCCGACACCGGTTTGAGCGTCTGGTCCCGGGCGGTGAGTGA
- a CDS encoding glucosamine-6-phosphate deaminase, translating to MSHTTEESYQVDALKVRRFPTTENLATAAADDAANVLKDAIHQRGRARAIIATGNSQDVFLECLTRLQGIDWSKVELFHMDEYLGMSMDHPASFRRYLRERVFNVVNPAASHYLEGDALEPLKAIRAYAEALAAAPVDLCCLGIGENGHIAFNDPEVADFDDPEPIKIVKLDEKCRLQQVGEGHFPNLHAVPAYAITVTVPTLCKVGRMVAVVPERRKAEAVKAALEGPIETACPASHLRRQPHATLYLDADSASLLSPRT from the coding sequence ATGAGCCACACGACCGAAGAATCCTACCAGGTGGATGCCCTCAAGGTCCGCCGTTTTCCGACCACCGAGAATCTGGCGACCGCCGCCGCCGATGACGCCGCCAATGTCCTCAAGGACGCGATCCACCAACGAGGCCGCGCCCGCGCCATCATCGCGACCGGCAATTCCCAGGATGTTTTCCTTGAATGCCTGACCCGTCTTCAGGGAATCGACTGGAGCAAGGTCGAACTCTTCCACATGGACGAGTACCTCGGCATGTCGATGGACCACCCCGCCTCTTTCCGCCGCTACCTCAGGGAGCGCGTCTTCAATGTGGTCAATCCGGCCGCCTCCCACTACCTCGAAGGCGATGCCCTCGAACCCCTCAAGGCCATCCGTGCCTACGCGGAGGCACTCGCGGCCGCGCCCGTCGACCTCTGCTGTCTCGGCATCGGGGAAAACGGCCATATCGCCTTCAATGACCCTGAAGTCGCCGATTTCGACGACCCGGAGCCGATCAAGATCGTCAAACTGGACGAAAAGTGCCGCCTCCAGCAGGTCGGGGAAGGTCACTTTCCCAACCTCCACGCCGTCCCCGCCTACGCCATAACCGTGACGGTTCCCACCCTCTGCAAGGTCGGCCGGATGGTCGCAGTCGTCCCCGAACGCCGCAAGGCCGAGGCGGTCAAGGCCGCCCTGGAGGGCCCGATCGAAACCGCCTGCCCGGCCAGCCACCTGCGCCGCCAGCCCCACGCCACCCTCTACCTCGATGCCGACTCGGCGAGCCTGCTCAGTCCGCGGACCTGA